The Carassius gibelio isolate Cgi1373 ecotype wild population from Czech Republic chromosome B9, carGib1.2-hapl.c, whole genome shotgun sequence genome includes a region encoding these proteins:
- the LOC127964685 gene encoding protein mono-ADP-ribosyltransferase PARP9 has protein sequence MSDKEQGWMPLVSEQTAVLARCGEAFCHAVNVKFNCTAILRNVEEVGSIGSSTSGVWRAEKRYSTKLSSGVEVSVWKDDLTRHKVEAVVNAANEKLNHGGGLAQALCAAGGPMIQKWSDVIIQKYGRVKVGEAVHTSAGDLPCKYIIHAVGPCLSPNPSKWETDQAAPHLYNAINSILCIVLKENISSVAIPALSSGLFHFPRDRCADIIVKAIKQFDEFTKFQSNLEIHLVNNDEPSVQEMERAVKAILVQSSISGTYSGAVQSSMALSSNSKFKFWNVTLQLKTGAIEEEKVHVIVNTISEDCNLSLGLISKAILNKAGRKIQEEISRGKHRKSTNVHVTKGYNLYCDAVYHTVCVVRSDPLATQILHNVVSECLRKASMGYKSISFPAIGTGNLGFKKFEVARIMTDAVANFAKSNMKELDVNFVVYPKDKEMMEAFENEMKMRTRAAESPVVYNDIKTNFAFAASETTAHKMPSVEFDSVSREALREAKEWTTNMLKPSDIMTIKNNHVIYLGQDDHASLLSLQTMLNVRIEEFFRNGKGGITITGNPSNVSCAAIEVESMLCKAQEEFAQAEERDMLYSVVRWSCKDVPWIQTPEISADLEKAYLAGNVNHEINTHKVNLMNKTLVDDYGRSSNVERTCLLDRFESLKNSFYSRTPETRNDYVGKEPWKALNVVKKEKLENIALKQLFKMNMQRLNDKPKCLYQRVSAQFCDLICRVGFQKEFAPPAEQRYGSGIYFSSTVDGAMKLWKDQEHEQYIYIIQAQVLTGKSTIGSPHHILPPPLHGDPLDRYDSLSDMLQTYVIFNGQQALPEYLIIYTR, from the exons ATGAGTGACAAGGAACAGGGTTGGATGCCACTGGTTTCAGAACAGACTGCCGTTCTGGCAAGGTGTGGTGAAGCCTTTTGTCATGCTGTTAATGTCAAATTTAATTGCACGGCTATTCTCCGCAATGTGGAAGAGGTTGGGTCCATTGGTAGTAGCACAAGTGGTGTCTGGCGCGCTGAGAAGAGGTACTCCACAAAGCTGTCCAGCGGAGTCGAAGTATCAGTCTGGAAAGATGATCTTACACGTCACAAAGTGGAGGCTGTGGTCAATGCAGCCAATGAGAAACTAAATCATGGAGGTGGTCTTGCACAAGCACTGTGTGCGGCTGGAGGACCAATGATCCAGAAATGGAGTGatgtcattatacaaaaatatggACGAGTGAAAGTTGGTGAGGCTGTGCACACTTCTGCTGGAGATCTACCGTGTAAATATATCATACATGCTGTTGGTCCCTGCTTGTCTCCAAACCCATCCAAGTGGGAGACTGATCAAGCTGCACCACACTTATATAATGCAATCAACAGTATCCTATGTATTGTCTTAAAGGAAAACATTTCCTCTGTTGCAATTCCTGCCTTAAGTTCTGGCCTTTTCCATTTTCCAAGAGATCGCTGTGCAGACATTATTGTAAAGGCTATAAAACAGTTTGATGAATTCACAAAGTTTCAAAGCAACTTAGAAATCCATCTAGTCAATAATGATGAACCCTCAGTCCAAGAAATGGAGAGAGCAGTTAAGGCGATTTTGGTGCAGTCCAGCATCTCTGGCACATACAGTGGAGCTGTTCAGAGCAGCATGGCTTTGTCTTCAAACAGCAAGTTCAAATTTTGGAATGTAACACTGCAACTTAAAACAGGGGCTATTGAAGAAGAAAAG GTTCATGTAATTGTGAATACAATTTCAGAAGATTGTAATTTGTCATTGGGGCTGATTTCAAAAGCAATTTTGAACAAAGCTGGCAGAAAGATTCAAGAAGAGATTTCCAGAGGAAAACACCGTAAATCCACAAATGTCCATGTGACAAAAGGATATAATCTGTATTGTGATGCAGTTTATCATACTGTTTGCGTAGTTAGATCTGACCCTCTGGCCACACAG ATTCTTCATAATGTGGTCTCAGAATGTCTGAGGAAAGCTTCAATGGGATACAAATCCATCTCCTTCCCAGCTATTGGTACTGGTAATCTGGGCTTTAAGAAATTTGAGGTTGCCAGAATCATGACAGATGCTGTGGCAAATTTTGCCAAAAGTAACATGAAAGAACTGGATGTAAACTTTGTTGTGTATCCAAAGGACAAGGAGATGATGGAG GCTTTTGAAAACGAGATGAAAATGAGGACAAGAGCAGCAGAGTCCCCAGTAGTGTACAATGACATAAAAACAA ACTTTGCATTTGCAGCCAGTGAAACCACTGCACATAAAATGCCATCTGTTGAGTTCGACAGTGTTTCCAGGGAAGCTCTGAGAGAAGCAAAAGAGTGGACAACCAATATGCTAAAGCCATCAGATATCATGACAATAAAGAATAATCATGTCATATATCTTGGACAAGATGACCATGCAAGTCTTCTCTCTCTCCAAACAATGTTGAATGTTCGCATTGAGGAGTTCTTCAGGAATGGTAAAGGTGGCATAACCATCACTGGAAACCCTTCAAATGTCAGTTGTGCAGCAATTGAGGTGGAGTCCATGCTTTGCAAGGCTCAGGAGGAGTTCGCACAAGCTGAGGAACGTGACATGCTGTATTCTGTTGTTCGCTGGAGCTGTAAAGATGTACCTTGGATACAAACACCTGAAATCAGTGCAGATTTGGAGAAAGCTTATTTGGCAGGGAATGTAAACCATGAGATTAATACCCACAAAGTCAACTTGATGAACAAGACTTTGGTTGATGACTATGGGAGAAGCAGCAATGTGGAAAGGACAT GTCTGCTGGATCGTTTTGAGTCTCTCAAAAATTCATTTTATTCAAGAACACCTGAGACCAGGAATGATTATGTTGGAAAAGAACCATGGAAAGCCCTTAATGTTGTAAAG AAGGAGAAGCTAGAGAACATTGCGCTGAAGCAGCTGTTCAAAATGAATATGCAGAGATTGAATGACAAACCGAAGTGCCTCTACCAGCGTGTGTCCGCTCAGTTCTGTGATCTCATCTGCAGAGTAGGCTTTCAGAAAGAGTTCGCACCTCCTGCAG agcaAAGGTATGGCAGTGGAATATACTTCAGCAGTACAGTCGATGGAGCAATGAAGCTGTGGAAAGACCAGGAACATGAGCAGTACATCTACATCATTCAAGCCCAGGTCCTCACTGGGAAGTCCACTATTGGTTCCCCACATCATATTTTGCCCCCTCCCTTACATGGAGACCCTTTAGATCGTTATGATAGCTTGTCTGACATGTTGCAGACATATGTCATCTTCAATGGCCAGCAAGCTCTTCCTGAATACCTGATCATATATACCAGATAA
- the LOC127964683 gene encoding protein mono-ADP-ribosyltransferase PARP14, with protein sequence MATDEFPYTLYVEGQWDSHTPKLKNKLIIYFQSKKSDGGDCEVEYSVSGGQTATVRFKSKEVRQRVLNKQTHELKIGQKTVKMTVSLPPSDASVPQESTSSVSTIAAGEPQSEEEIEEDVEQVEETEEDTTPKSAVIENTQNCGQEFLTMLVENVLKGSCAESKDFDTEIIPEINCAVVTFSNSKYAEYFLVSSPSNGIIKKKNMKVRLLEVTSKVKAEGLPPNSNSDLVMLYFDKFAEVEDDGVTFETDQSAIITFKNPEDVQKVLEEQHQIKKQPFRVLPYYESLQTALYGKDRPNLRLPETFIEKVDRTVCHHLKENRKSLDSIKQAMSSHFCEMDFQSSAVNISPSRSLLNNGAKTRKLIQTWRENALSVFLESMSKFKSNKLHIHEDAWTEIQTEIENAVVGETVTLVPCMDEGTIAVAGLKEDVDRIEGILTETVEKIMQRIQREKGSEMGDINMTPSVYNVVLCDGLEEQLCDKFPKMNITYHVHSQKLTFFGLKHEVLETKNEILQAVLNLIRKPIELHQSVLDFLHKNDLEEITRDMFFSKGIYVALEADGKRVLLVGKTHKALNEGEKQLLTDLGHLSFNVEDPSVLGTSDWHDLVSRIKSTNVTVQTAVDQVVVSGFVDSINDVKQELYNFVQENSHFEKTLKSHKTVVAFIKDHKKQEWFEKVKGKVNVDFKCEDIVISGSRLYVSKCVPLFEDLLGSVHHCTMKIVKPGARKYFKEKKFMWVAYAKTNMNCLVQLLDECDHPRDIVQSRSIKSIYEYKTHEGMEITVNKADMCSFLVDAVVGACKSTLLLDGGLAKALSDAAGPKLQNDCNQIVKRRKLTTGDAVLLDAGGQLCCKHVILAIGPHYNPSNPQESIKLLKKAVKKSLNLADQESFQSLAIPAISSGVFGFPLDLCADTIVKAIKEFCDFVEGNTLSKIHLVDNNEKTVQALEAAVKNVYGVSARTHSVTSGSSSSNQQQNQNQASSSPSQHQIAAHFQGASQSFQTKEGLTITLMKGNIEDTTMDIVVNTLSSDLNLSVGAISNALFKAAGPQLQVLLNQQVTGSANNGAVFETAGVNLKNKLVFHAVVPHWNQGQGNEQKVLEDIMDKCLDLAEQRQQSSIVFSAIGTGNLGFPKPLVVCTMLDSAFKFSSNRSSKHVKEVVFVLHPKDTQTIQVFTDEFSKRFLGQSASANNPTQPQSTGPFSKVITKSGIHETTVGGVTLQVLNGDITLEKTDVIVNSSNKDFTAKSGVSKAILEKAGPNIETECQQLGAQANSGLIMTQGGNLQCKKIIHIAAHSDAIRIQKHVRKALEMCAKEKLTSIAFPAIGTGQAGLSPGQVADSMLDGMVDMIRKNPQSTLKLIRLVVFQAQMLPEFHKSMQNRETGPAKQDQSTWSKIKTYAASVKSFFTGSWEKEIKQHGGKDFVIEGVQVDPVFFSICGPSQAEVDKTKHFLEDTIDCEQVFQSITDTAILTLSDKDQQRIQDLQSTIDVTIRLEYKAHTGSEEIPGKATLTVQGLSRDVLKATQEIQDMLKTAKDDAILKKEMDYTSELVDWQYEQGGQYRSFDQRTNFDLEKALDRKADIRISFQGQTYQVRLPEGPAVSTTGGNQMNIRRIDRLKATEDIPQHWDAMAPNELHRKFNLQPTSTEYIYVLKHFQATCPNKKVLKIERIQNPGMWRNYQNNKNVMEKKNGHQNNEKRLFHGTSEQTLGHIERSGFNRSYAGKNAAAYGNGTYFALNASYSSSDTYSVPNTQGQKYMYFCRVLTGDYTKGQTGMIVPPAKNPNCDQYDTVVDNSNAPTIFVVFRDDNAYPEYLITFTN encoded by the exons ATGGCTACGGATGAGTTCCCATACACTCTCTATGTGGAGGGCCAGTGGGACTCACACACTCCCaaactaaaaaacaaactaaTCATATACTTCCAGAGTAAGAAATCCGATGGAGGCGACTGCGAGGTGGAATATAGTGTTTCTGGCGGACAGACAGCAACTGTTCGATTCAAGTCAAAGGAAG TGAGGCAGCGGGTTCTGAACAAACAAACGCATGAGCTCAAGATTGgtcaaaaaactgtgaaaatgactGTGAGTCTCCCGCCATCAGATGCCTCAGTTCCTCAG GAATCAACTTCTTCGGTCAGCACAATCGCAGCAG GTGAACCACAGAGTGAAGAAGAAATAGAGGAGGATGTTGAGCAAGTTGAAGAAACGGAAGAAGATACAACCCCTAAATCAGCTGTAATCGAAAATACCCAAAACTGTGGTCAAGAGTTTCTGACAATGCTGGTGGAAAATGTGCTGAAAGGATCTTGTGCTGAGTCAAAGGACTTCGACACTGAAATAATACCAGAGATTAACTGTGCCGTGGTGACATTTTCTAATAGCAAGT ATGCAGAATATTTCTTGGTATCCTCTCCAAGCAATGGAATAATTAAGAAGAAAAACATGAAAGTCCGATTGCTCGAGGTGACTTCAAAGGTGAAAGCCGAAGGCTTACCTCCAAACTCAAACTCTGACTTAGTCATGCTCTATTTTGACAAATTTGCAGAAGTAGAGGATGATGGGGTAACGTTTGAAACGGATCAATCAgcaataataacttttaaaaatcCTGAAG ATGTGCAAAAAGTCCTCGAAGAgcaacatcaaattaaaaaacagcCTTTCAGAGTACTGCCATACTACGAATCACTACAAACAGCTCTATATGGTAAAGACAGACCCAACCTGAGACTTCCAGAGACATTTATAGAGAAGGTTGATAGAACTGTATGTCACCACCTAAAGGAAAACAGGAAATCCCTGGATTCAATCAAGCAAGCTATGTCCAGTCATTTTTGTGAGATGGATTTTCAGTCCTCAGCAGTTAACATCAGTCCTTCTCGATCCCTACTTAACAATGGTGCAAAGACAAGAAAACTAATTCAGACATGGAGAGAAAACGCCCTTTCTGTGTTCTTAGAATCAATGTCTAAGTTTAAATCCAACAAGCTCCACATTCATGAGGATGCATGGACAGAGATACAAACTGAAATTGAAAACGCAGTAGTGGGAGAGACTGTCACACTGGTTCCCTGTATGGATGAAGGAACGATAGCTGTAGCTGGCCTTAAAGAAGATGTGGACAGGATTGAGGGAATCCTAACAGAAACTGTTGAGAAAATCATGCAAAGAATCCAAAGAGAGAAGGGCAGTGAGATGGGTGACATCAATATGACTCCATCAGTTTATAATGTTGTTCTATGTGATGGTTTGGAGGAGCAACTTtgtgacaaatttccaaaaatgaaCATCACATACCATGTGCACAGCCAAAAGTTAACTTTCTTTGGTCTAAAACATGAGGTGCTGGAAACAAAGAACGAAATACTGCAGGCTGTTCTTAATTTGATTCGTAAACCAATTGAGCTCCACCAATCTGTTTTAGATTTTCTGCACAAGAATGATCTAGAGGAAATAACTAGAGATATGTTTTTCAGCAAAGGAATCTATGTAGCATTAGAAGCTGATGGCAAGAGAGTTTTGCTTGTTGGAAAAACACACAAGGCCTTGAATGAAGGTGAGAAGCAATTGCTGACAGATCTGGGTCATCTTAGCTTCAATGTAGAAGATCCCAGTGTTCTAGGAACATCAGATTGGCATGACCTTGTCTCACGCATAAAAAGCACAAATGTTACAGTACAGACAGCTGTCGACCAGGTGGTGGTTTCTGGCTTTGTAGATTCCATCAACGATGTTAAGCAAGAgttatataattttgttcagGAAAACTCTCACTTTGAGAAAACTCTGAAATCTCACAAGACTGTTGTCGCATTCATAAAGGATCACAAAAAGCAGGAATGGTTTGAAAAGGTGAAAGGTAAAGTGAATGTGGACTTCAAATGTGAAGACATCGTGATCAGTGGCTCAAGACTTTATGTCTCTAAGTGTGTGCCTCTGTTTGAGGACTTGCTTGGATCTGTGCATCACTGCACCATGAAAATAGTTAAACCGGGGGCAAGGAAGTATTTCAAGGAGAAAAAGTTCATGTGGGTTGCATATGCCAAGACAAATATGAATTGTTTGGTCCAGTTACTAGATGAGTGTGACCACCCACGTGACATAGTTCAATCACGGTCAATAAAGTCTATTTATGAATATAAGACGCATGAAGGAATGGAGATTACAGTAAACAAAGCTGACATGTGTTCATTTCTAGTGGATGCAGTAGTCGGTGCATGCAAATCGACCCTCCTACTTGATGGAGGTTTGGCAAAGGCCCTCTCAGATGCTGCTGGTCCTAAACTTCAGAATGACTGCAACCAGATTGTCAAACGTCGGAAGCTGACAACAGGTGATGCTGTTCTCCTCGATGCAGGAGGACAGCTATGTTGCAAGCATGTCATTTTAGCAATAGGACCACATTATAACCCTTCCAATCCTCAGGAGTCCATAAAGCTCCTGAAAAAAGCTGTGAAGAAGAGTCTGAATTTGGCAGATCAAGAAAGCTTCCAGTCATTGGCAATCCCAGCCATTAGTTCTGGTGTATTTGGTTTCCCACTGGACCTTTGTGCAGACACCATTGTGAAAGCTATAAAGGAGTTCTGTGATTTTGTTGAGGGGAATACGCTGAGTAAGATTCACCTAGTTGACAATAATGAAAAGACAGTCCAAGCTTTAGAAGCTGCAGTAAAGAACGTTTATGGGGTCAGTGCACGTACCCATAGCGTGACATCTGGAAGCAGTTCAAGCAACCAGCAGCAAAACCAAAACCAAGCAAGTTCATCTCCAAGCCAACACCAGATAGCTGCACACTTTCAAGGAGCATCACAAAGTTTTCAGACAAAAGAAGGTTTAACCATCACCCTTATGAAAGGAAACATTGAGGACACAACA ATGGACATTGTTGTGAACACTCTCAGCAGTGACCTGAATCTCAGCGTAGGCGCCATTTCAAATGCACTTTTCAAAGCAGCTGGTCCTCAGCTTCAGGTTCTGCTCAATCAGCAAGTCACAGGTTCTGCCAATAATGGAGCAGTCTTTGAAACTGCCGGTGTAAACCTGAAGAACAAACTGGTGTTCCATGCTGTTGTACCCCACTGGAATCAGGGGCAAGGAAATGAGCAAAAG gTGCTGGAGGATATCATGGATAAGTGTTTGGATCTGGCAGAGCAGCGTCAGCAGAGCTCCATTGTTTTCTCTGCCATTGGCACAGGAAACCTGGGGTTTCCAAAGCCATTGGTGGTCTGCACTATGCTGGACTCTGCCTTCAAGTTCAGCAGTAACAGAAGTTCAAAGCATGTGAAGGAAGTGGTATTTGTTCTTCATCCCAAAGATACACAAACCATTCAG GTATTCACAGATGAGTTTAGCAAAAGGTTTTTGGGTCAGTCTGCCTCAGCAAATAACCCCACACAGCCACAGAGCACAg GCCCCTTCTCGAAGGTCATAACGAAATCTGGGATTCATGAGACTACAGTGGGAGGAGTAACGCTACAGGTCCTGAATGGTGATATTACTTTAGAGAAAACTGATGTCATTGTGAACTCCAGCAATAAAGATTTTACAGCGAAATCAG GTGTCTCAAAGGCTATTTTGGAGAAGGCTGGTCCAAACATAGAAACGGAGTGCCAGCAACTTG GGGCCCAGGCTAACAGTGGACTGATAATGACTCAAGGAGGGAATTTGCAGTGTAAAAAGATCATCCACATTGCAGCACACAGCGATGCTATAAGGATCCAAAAACATGTAAGAAAGGCTCTAGAAATGTGTGCCAAGGAAAAGCTCACCTCCATTGCATTCCCAGCTATTGGAACAG GACAAGCAGGGTTGTCTCCGGGTCAAGTAGCTGACTCCATGTTGGATGGCATGGTGGACATGATAAGAAAAAATCCCCAGTCCACTCTGAAGCTGATCAGACTGGTGGTGTTCCAGGCCCAGATGCTCCCTGAATTCCACAAAAGCATGCAGAATCGAGAAACTGGACCTGCCAAACAAGACCAGAGTACCTGGTCAAAAATCAAAA CATATGCTGCTAGTGTTAAATCCTTCTTCACTGGATCCTGggagaaagaaataaaacaacatgGTGGCAAAGACTTTGTCATTGAAGGTGTGCAAGTAGATCCAGTGTTTTTCTCTATCTGTGGCCCATCACAAGCAGAAGTGGACAAAACAAAGCATTTCTTAGAGGATACAATCGATTGTGAACAAGTGTTCCAGTCCATCACAGACACAGCAATACTTACCCTATCAGATAAAGACCAACAGCGAATACAGGACCTGCAAAGCACTATAGATGTGACCATAAGGCTTGAATACAAAGCCCATACAGGTTCAGAAGAAATCCCTGGAAAAGCCACACTAACAGTACAAGGTCTCAGTCGAGATGTTCTAAAAGCCACTCAGGAAATCCAAGACATGCTCAAAACAGCCAAAGATGATGCCATACTAAAAAAGGAAATGGATTACACAAGTGAGCTTGTTGATTGGCAGTATGAGCAAGGTGGCCAATATAGGAGTTTTGATCAACGTACTAATTTCGATTTAGAGAAGGCCCTTGACAGAAAAGCAGACATCAGAATTTCCTTCCAAGGCCAAACTTATCAGGTCAGACTGCCTGAGGGTCCTGCGGTGAGCACCACTGGTGGAAACCAGATGAATATCAGACGCATTGACAGATTGAAAG CTACTGAAGATATTCCACAGCATTGGGATGCAATGGCACCTAACGAGTTGCACAGAAAGTTTAATTTGCAACCTACCAGCacagaatacatatatgtattgAAGCACTTCCAGGCCACTTGTCCTAACAAAAAAGTCTTGAAG ATTGAGCGAATCCAGAATCCTGGCATGTGGAGGAACTACCAGAATAACAAAAATGTCATGGAAAAAAAGAATGGTCATCAAAACAATGAGAAAAGACTCTTTCATGGAACCAGTGAGCAGACTCTCGGTCACATTGAAAGGAGTGGATTTAATCGTAGCTATGCAGGAAAAAATG ctgcagCTTATGGAAATGGCACTTACTTTGCACTTAATGCAAGCTACTCTTCTAGCGACACATACTCAGTGCCTAATACTCAGGGACAAAAATACATGTACTTCTGCAGAGTCCTTACAGGTGACTACACAAAAGGACAAACAGGGATGATTGTGCCACCTGCAAAAAATCCTAACTGTGACCAGTACGACACGGTTGTGGACAATTCTAATGCACCGACCATTTTTGTGGTGTTCCGGGATGATAATGCATATCCTGAATATTTAATCACTTTCACAAATTAG